Proteins co-encoded in one Gehongia tenuis genomic window:
- a CDS encoding UvrD-helicase domain-containing protein has product MRWTKAQQEAIGARRQNLLVSAAAGSGKTAVMVERIVSMIEEGLDVERMLVITFTRAAASQMKERIAMRLEAGGSEALYGQLERLDRASISTVHVFCAGLIRRYFHVLGVDPALRVGEAFQMDALKNRAVEEVLETFYGEADPEFLHAAACLSFGRGDQKMVEAMLAFQRFLESQEDGDAYMEKALALYDETDLSRSPYGEWALYEARQELEEGLEGYEACLEFCRARRLPAEYGAHIGALIHTVEDLILAMDRGYGAFLAAAAHFPRLPAFPRKRRDTPEEILPLREELKDLRDGAKKQLDKALEHFKGLDELRTARDFQEIRRVLRPFFRLEKAFIRRYEELKQESGLMDYSDLEHLALRALREPAVAAEVRRRYQAVFVDEYQDMSLVQEAILQRVAGEDNLFMVGDVKQSIYRFRQSDPTLFLNKYDAYEKDEEAKNRRIDLNMNFRSNPRVLEGVNAIFRPIMKKRTAEVEYDEDAELHPGAPAGGEAPKVRVELITREEGDAFEEMVSDEAEALLVARRIREWVGKPIYDRRLSAMRKARYRDVAILMRSVREAGPVFAHVLAREGIPVATDAAGAFYEAVEIQVFLNYLRLVDNRRQDVPLLSALLGVGGFTTEELGRIRAESRDGSFYDAAAAYEMKEDGLAQKLRAFFKDIDGLRELSRHLSLSELLWHAMRQSGYYYQTGLALYGAAKKANLRLLVEQARNYERFSLGDLAGFFDYVEQARQGSDVSSAQLIGENDDVVRIMTVHRSKGLEFPIVFVARLGHRLNVKAPLDPLFHKDLGVALRRVDPDLGVRNMTLPVVAVRSRLRMEGVAEEMRILYVALTRAEERLILVGAVKPEERNGWTRRKSARTFLDWVMPSALAAPELFEVRETAYGELAGENEDSGAEERMAELHARLRQPEADGAWIRARLNFVYPHALETRVPSKLAVTQLAREERVEPAELPALFPEKTMTAMERGSLMHRALELLDLARADTLDGLKDQREAWIRRGLMTAEEGEVLRLGNLLKLVQSPLGRRMAAARLHREMPFNLLVDPKESGYEAEEPLWVQGVIDLCFLEGDAWVLVDYKNERAGEEGLEAAAQKHAFQVNLYRKALETLTGRPVKEAVVWFIPEGRGVSL; this is encoded by the coding sequence ATGAGATGGACAAAGGCCCAGCAGGAGGCCATCGGCGCCCGCCGCCAGAACCTTCTCGTATCGGCGGCGGCGGGCAGCGGCAAGACGGCGGTGATGGTGGAACGGATCGTCTCCATGATCGAGGAAGGACTCGACGTTGAAAGGATGCTGGTCATTACCTTCACCCGGGCCGCGGCCTCCCAGATGAAGGAACGGATCGCCATGCGCCTGGAGGCGGGCGGCAGCGAGGCGCTCTACGGGCAGCTGGAGCGGCTGGACCGGGCCAGCATCTCCACGGTGCACGTGTTCTGCGCGGGACTCATTCGCCGCTATTTCCACGTTTTGGGCGTGGACCCGGCCCTTCGGGTGGGCGAAGCGTTTCAGATGGACGCCCTCAAAAACCGGGCGGTGGAGGAGGTTCTTGAAACTTTCTATGGGGAAGCGGACCCGGAATTTCTTCATGCGGCGGCCTGTCTGTCCTTCGGACGGGGGGACCAGAAAATGGTGGAGGCCATGCTGGCCTTCCAGCGTTTTCTCGAATCCCAGGAGGATGGGGACGCCTATATGGAAAAGGCGCTCGCCCTCTACGATGAAACCGATTTGAGCCGCAGCCCTTACGGCGAATGGGCTTTGTATGAGGCGCGGCAGGAGCTGGAAGAGGGGCTTGAAGGCTACGAGGCCTGCCTTGAATTCTGCCGGGCCAGGAGGCTGCCTGCCGAATACGGCGCCCATATCGGAGCGCTCATCCATACGGTGGAGGATTTGATCCTGGCCATGGACCGGGGTTACGGCGCGTTTCTTGCGGCGGCGGCCCATTTTCCCAGGCTGCCCGCCTTTCCGCGCAAGCGCAGGGACACGCCGGAGGAGATTCTGCCGCTGCGGGAGGAACTGAAGGATCTCCGGGACGGGGCGAAAAAGCAGCTGGACAAGGCGCTTGAGCATTTCAAGGGGCTGGATGAACTGAGAACGGCCCGAGATTTTCAGGAGATTCGGCGGGTGCTCCGGCCCTTCTTCCGGCTGGAGAAGGCGTTTATCCGGCGCTATGAGGAGCTGAAGCAGGAAAGCGGGCTCATGGATTACAGCGATCTCGAGCATTTGGCGCTCCGCGCCCTTCGGGAGCCGGCGGTGGCCGCGGAGGTGCGGCGGCGCTACCAGGCGGTTTTTGTGGACGAGTATCAGGACATGAGCCTGGTGCAGGAAGCCATACTGCAGCGGGTTGCGGGGGAGGATAACCTCTTCATGGTGGGCGACGTCAAGCAGTCCATCTATCGTTTCCGTCAGAGCGATCCCACCCTGTTCCTCAACAAATACGACGCCTATGAGAAGGATGAGGAGGCGAAAAACCGCCGGATCGACCTCAATATGAATTTTCGCAGCAATCCCCGGGTGCTGGAAGGCGTGAACGCCATCTTCCGGCCCATCATGAAAAAGCGCACCGCGGAGGTGGAGTACGACGAGGACGCCGAGCTTCATCCCGGCGCGCCGGCGGGCGGGGAAGCGCCCAAGGTGCGGGTGGAGCTTATCACGAGGGAGGAGGGCGACGCCTTCGAGGAGATGGTGAGCGACGAGGCGGAAGCCCTCCTTGTGGCCCGCCGCATCCGCGAATGGGTGGGAAAGCCCATCTATGACCGCAGGCTTTCCGCCATGCGGAAGGCCCGGTACCGGGATGTGGCCATCCTCATGCGCTCGGTTCGGGAAGCGGGGCCGGTCTTTGCCCATGTCCTTGCAAGGGAGGGCATTCCCGTGGCCACCGATGCCGCCGGAGCCTTCTACGAGGCGGTGGAAATCCAGGTATTTTTGAACTATCTGCGTCTGGTGGACAACCGCAGGCAGGATGTGCCGCTGCTGTCGGCGCTTCTTGGCGTGGGCGGGTTCACCACGGAGGAGCTGGGACGGATCCGGGCGGAAAGCCGGGACGGCTCCTTTTACGATGCAGCTGCGGCCTATGAGATGAAGGAGGACGGGCTTGCCCAAAAGCTTCGGGCGTTCTTTAAAGATATCGATGGGCTGAGGGAGCTGTCCCGCCACCTGTCCCTCAGCGAACTTTTGTGGCACGCCATGCGGCAAAGCGGCTACTATTATCAAACGGGCCTCGCCCTGTACGGCGCGGCCAAGAAAGCCAATCTCCGGCTTTTGGTGGAGCAGGCGCGGAACTATGAAAGGTTCAGCCTGGGCGATCTTGCCGGATTCTTCGATTACGTGGAACAGGCGCGGCAGGGCTCGGATGTGTCCTCCGCCCAGCTCATCGGCGAGAACGATGACGTGGTGCGCATCATGACGGTGCACCGGAGCAAGGGGCTGGAGTTCCCCATTGTGTTTGTGGCCCGGCTGGGGCACCGGCTGAATGTGAAGGCGCCCCTCGATCCCCTGTTCCACAAGGACCTGGGCGTGGCCCTCCGGCGGGTGGATCCGGACCTCGGCGTGCGGAACATGACGCTGCCGGTGGTGGCTGTGCGCTCCCGTCTTCGTATGGAAGGCGTGGCGGAGGAGATGCGCATCCTCTATGTGGCCCTCACCCGGGCGGAGGAGCGGCTCATTTTGGTGGGCGCGGTGAAGCCGGAGGAGCGGAACGGCTGGACCCGGCGAAAGAGCGCAAGGACTTTCCTCGATTGGGTGATGCCCTCCGCGCTCGCCGCGCCGGAGCTTTTTGAGGTGCGGGAAACGGCCTATGGCGAGCTGGCCGGGGAGAACGAGGACTCGGGCGCGGAGGAGCGGATGGCGGAGCTTCACGCCCGGCTCCGGCAGCCGGAAGCGGATGGGGCGTGGATTCGGGCCCGGCTCAATTTTGTCTATCCCCATGCGCTTGAGACCCGGGTGCCCTCCAAGCTTGCGGTGACCCAGCTGGCCCGGGAGGAGAGGGTGGAGCCGGCGGAGCTTCCGGCTCTCTTCCCGGAGAAAACCATGACCGCCATGGAACGGGGCAGTCTCATGCACCGGGCTCTTGAACTGCTTGATTTAGCCCGGGCCGATACGCTGGACGGCCTCAAGGATCAACGGGAGGCGTGGATCCGCCGCGGCCTTATGACGGCGGAGGAGGGGGAGGTCCTTCGCCTGGGGAATCTGTTGAAGCTTGTCCAAAGCCCCCTCGGGCGGCGTATGGCCGCCGCCAGGCTCCACCGGGAGATGCCCTTCAACCTCCTGGTGGACCCAAAGGAAAGCGGGTACGAGGCCGAAGAGCCCCTTTGGGTTCAGGGCGTGATCGACCTGTGCTTTTTGGAGGGGGATGCCTGGGTCCTGGTGGACTACAAGAACGAGCGGGCCGGGGAGGAAGGCCTGGAGGCGGCGGCACAAAAGCATGCTTTTCAGGTGAACCTCTACAGGAAGGCCCTTGAGACCCTGACCGGCAGGCCGGTGAAGGAGGCGGTGGTGTGGTTCATCCCCGAAGGGCGGGGCGTGAGCCTTTAA
- a CDS encoding FAD-dependent oxidoreductase — MSHSLWLDEELPVYPKLEENTVCDVLIVGGGLAGLTAAYLLAREGKKCVLLESHRLLRGASGHTTAKVTAQHDLIYDKLIGRFGFETAKAYAHANLNAVKSIEAILREEDIACDFVVEDSHLFTNTEPGLKKLVKEELASKLLGLPVVFKNENPLPFATKGILAMKDQGRYHPVRYGAGLAQAFLRLGGRIHEMSRVLAVSEGRVRTEKAAVEAADIIIATHHPILNTPGWYFAKLHESVSYLAALAGVTPLAGTYLSVDKDGLSLRMHRDLLIVGAFSHATGKEHKTDHERRLVETAKRLYPAATVVRQWHTEDCMPPDDLPYAGAYSPKTPHLFVMTGFRKWGMTGAYAAADIVKDKILGRENYFAAAYDPARRTTPAKVGQILRHGADNAAQYAASAVRPRDPVCTHMGCRLHETADHTFECPCHGSRFDADGEVIDGPANRPLF, encoded by the coding sequence ATGTCCCATTCCCTTTGGCTCGACGAGGAGCTGCCCGTTTACCCCAAACTGGAGGAAAATACCGTCTGTGACGTTCTGATCGTGGGCGGCGGCCTGGCCGGCCTTACCGCGGCGTACCTTTTGGCCCGCGAGGGCAAAAAGTGCGTGCTTTTGGAAAGCCACCGCCTTCTTCGCGGCGCCAGCGGCCACACCACCGCCAAGGTTACGGCCCAGCACGACCTCATCTATGACAAGCTCATCGGGCGTTTCGGCTTTGAAACCGCAAAGGCCTACGCCCATGCCAATCTGAACGCCGTTAAATCCATAGAAGCCATTCTGCGGGAGGAGGACATCGCCTGCGACTTCGTCGTGGAGGACTCCCATCTTTTTACGAACACGGAGCCCGGCCTCAAAAAGCTGGTGAAGGAGGAGCTCGCCTCAAAGCTTCTCGGCCTGCCGGTGGTTTTCAAGAACGAGAATCCCCTTCCCTTTGCCACGAAGGGCATCCTGGCCATGAAGGACCAGGGGCGCTACCATCCGGTGCGCTACGGCGCGGGGCTGGCCCAGGCCTTTCTCCGCCTGGGCGGGCGCATCCATGAGATGAGCCGGGTCCTTGCCGTTTCCGAGGGCCGGGTCCGGACGGAAAAGGCGGCCGTGGAGGCGGCGGACATCATCATCGCCACCCATCACCCCATCCTCAACACGCCGGGCTGGTACTTCGCCAAACTCCATGAAAGCGTGTCCTACCTTGCCGCCCTTGCGGGCGTCACGCCCCTTGCCGGAACCTATCTTTCCGTGGACAAGGACGGCCTCAGCCTTCGCATGCACCGGGATCTTCTCATCGTGGGCGCCTTCAGCCACGCCACGGGCAAGGAGCACAAAACCGACCATGAGCGGCGGCTGGTGGAAACGGCGAAGCGCCTCTACCCCGCGGCCACCGTGGTCCGCCAATGGCACACCGAGGACTGCATGCCGCCCGATGACCTGCCCTATGCCGGCGCCTACAGCCCCAAAACGCCCCATCTTTTTGTGATGACCGGTTTCCGCAAATGGGGCATGACCGGCGCCTACGCTGCGGCGGACATCGTGAAGGACAAAATTTTGGGCCGGGAGAACTACTTCGCCGCCGCCTACGATCCCGCCCGCCGGACCACGCCCGCCAAGGTGGGGCAGATCCTTCGTCACGGCGCGGACAACGCCGCTCAGTATGCCGCCTCCGCCGTGCGGCCCCGGGACCCCGTGTGCACCCACATGGGGTGCCGGCTCCACGAGACCGCGGACCACACCTTCGAATGCCCCTGCCACGGCTCCCGCTTCGACGCCGACGGCGAGGTGATCGACGGGCCCGCCAACCGCCCCCTTTTCTAA